The DNA window GCGTTAAAAATACATGGCATAGGGAATTCTGAGGAGGAAAGAATAAATATTTGTATATCAGCTATGGAGAAAGCAGGTATAAGACCAGCAAAGGACTATCTTTTAAGATATCCTCATGAGCTTTCTGGGGGGCAGCTTCAAAGAATATCCATAATTAGAGTTATGCTGTTAAACCCCAAGATTATTATTGCTGATGAGCCTGTATCCATGCTAGATGTGTCAGTTCGTGCAGATATAATAAATCTATTGCTGCAGCTCACTGAGGAGCAAGGGGCTGGGATGATATTTATAAGTCATGATATTGCAACGACACGTTATATATCCCATAGGATTGCAGTAATGTACTTAGGGAAAATAGTAGAGATTGGGCAAGCAGACGATGTAATACATAATCCAAGGCATCCATATACAAAGGCATTGATTTCAAACTGTGGATCCATAAGCCCATTTGATAATAAAGATTTAATTAGAATAAAGGGAGAACCTCCTACTCCCATTGATACAGGTCCAGGATGTTATTTTGCTCCGAGATGCTATAAAGCAGGTGAAGAGTGTAGCAAATCATATCCTATTATGGAAGAGGTAGGAGATAACCACTATGCAAGCTGTTTTTATTTGTTTAATTAAGGAATTAATTCCTTAATTGAATAAATAAAAAATGAAAGCAGAGGTGAAAGGGTATTCCAATGACAAAGAAATTCATTGGATTAGCTTGATATAAAATAATTAATCAAGCTGCATAAGGAAATATACTACATATAAAAGTGGAGGGAAAGCAAATGAGAAAAATATCCTTATTTCTTGTTATAGTTCTATGTTTTGGACTATTTACAGGATGCACTGAGAAAAATGAAGCACCAGAAGCTAACAAGACAGAAGATGTATCAAAAGTTAACCCTGAACCAGAAGTTTCATCTGGACCTAAGGAAGGTGGAACATTTATAGCAAGTGTTTCTAGAGAGCCTCAGACATATAATCCTGATGCTCATTCTGATGACGGTGCATATCCGGTGATTCAAAATGTTTTCAATAAGCTTGTAAAGATTAATGGATATGATCAAGTAGTTCCAGATATTGCTAAGGAATGGGAATTCTCCGAAGATGCTAAAACTGTAACATTTTATCTACAAGAAAATGTTAAATGGCATGATGGTGAAGACTTTAGCTCAGAAGACGTAAAGTGGACTTTTGACCAGATAATAAAGGAAAAGGGCTTTGCTTCAGCATCACTTTCAGATATTGAAGAAATTACATGTCCTGACAAAAATACAGTTGTATTTAAGCTTAAAGGACCTAATTCAGGATTGTTAGGATATATAGCATGGTTTGGAACATATATAATGCCAAAGCATATATATGAAGGAACTGATTGGTTAGAAAATCCTGCAAATCAAAGTCCTATAGGTACTGGTCCATTTAAATTTGTAGAGCATAAAAAGGGACAAAGTGTAACTATTGAAAGAAATGATGAATATTGGGGAGATAAACCATATTTAGATAAGGTAGTGTTCTCCATAATTCCGGAGCAGAGTACTGCTTATCAAGCATGGTTAAATGGAGAAACTGACGAAAATAAAAATGGTGTCCCTGCTAATGAGCTTAGTGAATTTGAAAATAATCCGGATTATGTAATATATGATAAGCTTTGGCCAAACAAAGGATATATACATTTTAATGTAAATGAAGGTAAATTTGCTGACTTAAAGGTTAGACAAGCAGTAGCTTATGGTATAGATAGAGATGAAATTTTCACTAAGGCATTAAAAGGCATTGGTGAAAAAGCAGAATATTTCATATCACCTCTTTATGATTGGGCAATAAATGAAGATGCAAAGCTTCCAGAGAGGGATATTGAAAAAGCAAAATCTCTACTTGAAGAAGCAGGATATAAGGCTGATGATAATGGAATATATTTCACTACAACAGTGGATACTTATCCTGGATTTGATGATATAGTAGAAGTTCTTAAATCAAATTTTAAAGAATTTGGCATAGACCTACAAGTTAATGCAATGGACGATGCAGCTTATGATGAGAAGGTTTGGTTTGGACGTGATTTTGAATTGACAATGCTTGGTGGATACCAAGGACCAGATATATCAGCAATAGGAAATCGTATTGGTGTAGGTACTTCAATGAATCTAGGGGAATATAATAATCCTAGAGTAGAAGAATTATTGAAACAAGGGGTAATTTTATCTTCAGAAGAAGACAGGGCACCTATATATAAAGAAATACAAAAAATATTATCAGAGGATCTTCCAAATATATTTTTATATGAAAAGGGAGCAAAGATAGTTGTTAAATCTTATGTAAAAGGTCATCCAGCAGG is part of the Proteiniborus sp. MB09-C3 genome and encodes:
- a CDS encoding ABC transporter ATP-binding protein; amino-acid sequence: MTTNLITVRDLRKWYIQKKKQTIKAVDGVSFSLERGSILGIIGESGCGKSTLGRLLVALESPTEGIIEFEGRPIEYISKNKDLKFRRDCQMIFQNPFDTFDPRDNVKRILTTALKIHGIGNSEEERINICISAMEKAGIRPAKDYLLRYPHELSGGQLQRISIIRVMLLNPKIIIADEPVSMLDVSVRADIINLLLQLTEEQGAGMIFISHDIATTRYISHRIAVMYLGKIVEIGQADDVIHNPRHPYTKALISNCGSISPFDNKDLIRIKGEPPTPIDTGPGCYFAPRCYKAGEECSKSYPIMEEVGDNHYASCFYLFN
- a CDS encoding ABC transporter substrate-binding protein; translation: MRKISLFLVIVLCFGLFTGCTEKNEAPEANKTEDVSKVNPEPEVSSGPKEGGTFIASVSREPQTYNPDAHSDDGAYPVIQNVFNKLVKINGYDQVVPDIAKEWEFSEDAKTVTFYLQENVKWHDGEDFSSEDVKWTFDQIIKEKGFASASLSDIEEITCPDKNTVVFKLKGPNSGLLGYIAWFGTYIMPKHIYEGTDWLENPANQSPIGTGPFKFVEHKKGQSVTIERNDEYWGDKPYLDKVVFSIIPEQSTAYQAWLNGETDENKNGVPANELSEFENNPDYVIYDKLWPNKGYIHFNVNEGKFADLKVRQAVAYGIDRDEIFTKALKGIGEKAEYFISPLYDWAINEDAKLPERDIEKAKSLLEEAGYKADDNGIYFTTTVDTYPGFDDIVEVLKSNFKEFGIDLQVNAMDDAAYDEKVWFGRDFELTMLGGYQGPDISAIGNRIGVGTSMNLGEYNNPRVEELLKQGVILSSEEDRAPIYKEIQKILSEDLPNIFLYEKGAKIVVKSYVKGHPAGEAVEKASESEYTYIWLDK